The stretch of DNA CTTTATGTGGAAGGCTATTTCGTAACACTGCATGGCTTCTTCGTTGGACAAAACCCTTAACCAAGGAATGAAGTACGTATACACGTTCTTTCATAAGCTTCACATCGGCTGGGTTGCTGTCAACACACTGTCCGTTCTGGATGGGTCGTTCAAACATATTTCCAAATTCGGTTCTTGTACCGAGAAAATTCGGCCGGACGAAGTCAACCATACACCTGTTAAATGAGCAAGTTATTTTTGATACGCCAACAATTTTTGATATATATAACTCACCAATACTCGAGAAGGTTATTCTGTAAAGGGTACCCTGTTAGGACGACTCGACGACGTGTACGCACTTCTTTCAGCGCAACTGAAATAGAtgtcttcatattttttatacgATGACCTTCGTCGCAAATTATCAACTCCGGTCCGGGATTGACTAAGGCCTGGTAAATTtctgcgaaaaaaaaagaaaattgtgatgAAAACACGACTTAAGACTGTAATTTAATTATATACTTTCAAGCCgtcgtttctctttctcttcttcctccaaaTCAACAAATCCTGACactttcttcgtctttttcgAAACCTTCGACCGCTTCTTCTCTTTACTCTCTCGCTGAGTATAAAACAGTCGATAGAGTTCGTAACCGATAAGAAGGACACCGCCTTTATTGGTCCAGTCAGCTATCACCTGAATAACGAAACGATGTGAGTTAGAATCATATTTCTGAGGATAGctaatcatttttgaaaaccaaTAAGATTAgatgaaaattaaactttACCTTCGATCTCGAGTTGAGATCTTTAGTTGTGTCATTTAAAACGTGCAGGTGGAAACTGCGAGGTTGTACAGGAGGATCATCATCTGTTCTTTCAGGACTGAGCTCAGGCGGTAACCACGAGTTGAATTCAGAAACCCAATTTTGAATTGTGTTGATTGGAACAATGATCAACACAGTCCTCGCTTTGGTGTGACGTAAAAACACTTCTGAAAAGGCGCAGACCTGAAACGTTTTGCCTAAGCCCATTGAGTGAGCCAAGATACAGCCAAATCCCTCTGACGTGGAGTACTGTTCCAAGCTCTCCACGACATTGTCGTAAAGGAAACGAATACCACCAATCTGGTGGGCTTTGGCTGCTCGGGCAAGTTGGGGGGCTAGAAAAATGTCGACTTCATTGGAAGGGTGACCCACATTTATTAGAACTCGTCCTTCGTTATCTGGCTTGTTTAATTCATCTCTTGTATGAAGGCCAAAATTGTGGAcgtcactttcttcttcaactacTTCGGGTTTCTCGTCATCTCCTGAAagtccggaaaaaaaaactaattataatttcaaaatacttTTTGAATACCTGAAACACATACCTGAAAGTATGAccacatcatcatcgtcatcatctgGGACATATCGTTTAGAACAGGTAGGAGCTGAAGGGGCCGGTTTGGGAGGAAACTCTTCATCATCACTTGAAAGGCATatcacatcatcatcatagaTTTGTTTTTGCACATGCACTTCATGATTATCCTCCTACATAACCCATAAAGAAATTTGGATTTCCATATTAAGTaccaaaaaaagttgattatcATACCTTGGCAATATCAACAGTAGGAGGTTCTGAGGTTTGTTTGAAGGGCTGGTCATTTTCTAAGAATTCAAGTGGGATATCTGGTGAAAGTGTGCTATCTTCTAGTTCTTGTGCTAATGCTTGTAAATCCTCAACCAAAGTTGAAGCAGGAGCCtgatcatcttcttcatcaaaatGAGGGATGTAGCTGCATTCTGGaacctgctgttgttgctgctgctgctgctgttgttgttgttgttgatggatTCTTTGAACTCTCTCAAGTTCTCTCTGTTGGGCAGCTCTTGTCTCTGCCTCAAGCTCATCACCTTTCAGAATATCCCTGATGTTTTTCCTCATGTGGGATTTCAACttctcattttttggtttgatgtCTTTGGGCTTGGAGGCTGCCTcagaaacaacttttttcttctttttctttttttgagtgGTAGTTACATTTGGTTTTAGAGTTTCTTCAGAGGGTGGCAGGGTAGTAAGCGGAGCAGCATTGTCTTCCAGATCTGCCTCACAAATGTTCCTAAGCGAGTTCAGACATTCCAAGTTTTCATTGTCCTCATCTAACTTTTGCTTTTTGATAGCcactgtttcattttcttcaggATACTTATGTTTTTTTGACTCTTCAAACTTGTTATTGTCACTGAGAACATCCTGACTGTTTGTCAGATTCCATTCTTTGGGCTCTAGTTCCATTTTCCATTCATGTAGAATGTTCAATGAAAAGGCGGCGCACTAGTTTTCAAGTTCTGTAGGTCAAATTAGCGATTTCTCGTCAACAATTACATACTTCAGACCTTGAAGTTCACTTTAACTAAGTTGTTcgattaatgtttttttatcaccTTTTACACAATCTTTCAATGAAATATCACTCGTACAGGGCAGGCGAAATGTCGATATACGCCATTGTTGCTCAATTTTCCGTCTTATGATGCCATCTGGGGagttaataaagcatttcTTTGTAATAACGAGGCAAGCAGAAGCAAAAGTCCTCTTCAGTCTTCGCATCTTTCAGTTTGCTTacctatttttaaataaaaataaaataattgttcttTGCATTccaatttacttttttaatcgTTTACAATTGGTATCGAAAGCATCAAGGACTAAAAATGGCACGAAATGCTGAAAAAGCCATGTaagttttccattttcgttTCATGCAAATGCAAGGTGTTCCAAACACTgtcttgtgtgtatgtgtgtgcatTCAAATTTACTTGTGGTGTgtgatgaaaataaattatgtattTGTATGGAATTTTGCAGGACAACCTTGGCACGTTTTAGGGCTGCTCAACTGGGAACCTTAGGAGGGAAGGATCGTCGACCTTATTTGGCATCAGAGTGCAAAGACTTAAAAGAATGTGAAAGGTGGCGAAGAGAAATTTTAAGAGAAATTTCGAAGAAAGTCACACAAATTCAGAATGGTAACTTTTGTGTCATACATTTTACATAAAGTAAAACATTGACTaatattgaattcatttttcgcAGCTGGACTGGGTGAATACAGAATCAGGGATCTCAATGATGAGATTAACAAATTGCTTCGAGAAAAGTATCATTGggaagttcaaatttttaacttggGTGGGCCCAACTACCGGCGAATAGGCCCTCGCTATCTTGACCGCGAAGGTCGAGAAGTTCCAGGGAATCGTGGTTACCGGTACTTTGGAGCCGCTCGGGAATTGCCAGGTAAGAAAAGATCATTCCCGGGGAAATGCATTTATGTTTCATTCGTTTCATCCTCCTTTACAGGTGTCAGAGAATTGTTTGAGCAAGAACCAATGCCTGTGCCAAAAAAATCACGAGCTGAATTAATGAAAGATATTGATGCCGACTACTACGGATACCgtgacgatgatgatggcatCCTTATTCCGCTAGAACAAGAGGCTGAAAAAGAGGGtatgtattttaaatttatctgcATATTATAATTTACTAATTtaggaattattttatttgaagcGGTCGCAAAGGCAGTTGCAGAATGGCAAGCAAAGAAAGAAGCAGGTCTTTTGGAATTGGATAAAAACTACGCAAccgaagaaaatatttatacaaCTCGTAAACTTAAGGTATGTTTTTACTACTTTTTcccaaaacaaatgaaagaaattaatgaatgttctattttgaatgaaaaaggaCGATTCCGTTCTGGCTGACAGTGACGAGGAAATGGAAACTGAAGCACCAAGATTCGTAGCTCACGTAGCTGTTCCCTCTCAAAAGGAGGTAGAAGAGGCAATTTTGCGCcgaaagaaacaagaattaTTGGAGAAATATGTCAGTTCTGAACTGCTAATGGAGACGGAAGAGACATCAAAGACtgtgaatgaaatgaattcttAAAGCACGAAGTCTTCCTTCCGTCAACTTCTGATTAATACAACATAAATTTTGAAACCTATCAATCGTTAAATTTATTGTTGCGATTCAGATAAtagtcaacacacacacacagagagagaagggggggggggaactcACAAAGGGTTACGAAGGGGGGTCAGCGGGATCACGTATGTTGTCCAATTggggaggagaagaagaaccagCGCTCGAAGATCGTAACGACTCGGGTGATCGAGGTAGTTCTTGGTCTTCAGGTCGAGGCAGTTCGGGTGGAGGAGTTTCTCTTTGTCTCAGCTCAGGAGCAGCTTCCTGTGGAACAGGTGCGGGAAATAACAAAGGACGATCAACGATTCGTCGCAAACGAACCATGCCAGGGCCAACATCAATAATTTCAATGCGTTCGAGGCGAGAAGGTTCCGCAGCACCATCTCTTAAAGTCGGTACCGATGTTGGAGGGCGTTTGATATCttcttggaaaacaaaatcacaatCTATCCACCAATCTGATGGAACAAGCGAACTATCCACCGTCCATTCTGGAAAATCACATACGATCCGCAGTTGGGGAAAGTCGGTCTTGAGTCGGATAACACCAGGTTCTGTCACTCGGCTACCGCGGACATCGATCAATCGTAGATTAGGCATGTTCCTAGCAAGATGTCGCAAAGTCACGTCACGAACTTCGGTGTTGGTCAGCACCAGCACCTCCAAGTGAGGAACAAATTCTTCTGGAGTATTTAGTCCTCGATCTGTTACACGATCGGCTTCCTCACTATCTTGTCTCCTATAAATTAATGATAGAAAAACGTGATATTGCGTGTATAATATTCGAAATTTGGCACTAAACATACCTGTGCACTCTTCCGTCAATGTACAATCGCTTTAATTTCGGCTTGGATTTAAAAGCACGGACTTCAGCGTCAGATATAGCAGTCTCTCGCAAATCAAGGacttcaatattttcaaagcCAAACCTTGCCGATAGAAATATATAGGCCGCACATGTCCCTACTTTTGCACAGCCTCTCAATCGTAAGGTTTTTAATTTGGGACATTTGCTGATGGCCATCATTGAATGATCTTCAAACCATAAACATCCATTCAGGTTTAGGCTTTCCAGATGAGGTGTCTGAGTTGCCATGTTGAAGAAATAGGACTCTTTAACAGGAACATTAATAAGTTTGCAGTTTTCCATTGAAAGACTTTTCAGTGTTGAAGGAAAGCATTTGTAAGTTAGCACAGAAGCATTAACAAAGTGTTCTTCCAGTATCAGTGTTTCCAGATCTGTAGCTTGAGTCACTAGCTCAAATAGTGCAGGAGACAGGCACTCTGTATTTTCTGGTACCTTTCCCGATAGCAGTTTTACTGATCCTGTTGATGCTAGTACCTTTGTACCTCGGTGAAAGCACTTGACTGCATCTTCCAGTTCTGAATGAGTGAGGAATCTAGGACGAAGATCTGCCTCTTTCCACAATGTTCTATCTTTACTGATTTTCTCCAAACGAGCACACACCCTGTAAAGATAATTAGATAAGAGTGCATCACTTATCAGTCACTGTTCATATggtttttaattataattactGTGCGAGAGTGAGGATGTCTTCTAGTTTTAGATATGACATGATGTGAAGAAGAATATCGTCAGAAAGTCGCAAAAGATGAGGTTCGTAGTTGAGGGCCATGGCGGTAATATCTCTTTTCAGCTAGAAATAAAGCAAAGAATTCCGAGGTTTATAAGCGCTATAACTCTTAAACTAATGAAAGAGATTACCTAttccaacaagaaaacatgaaGTTACAAATAAGATTTCACGATGTCGGATTCGGAATCCCAGGCTATAAATAAGTCTTGTACGAAACTCTcttggtaaacaaaaaagggaaataaatggGTTACTCCAAAATACTTTTCTCTCGCGACTGTGCAGAAGTGTAGTAAACGTAATGACAACTGCCTCAGGCTATGCAGACGACAATGCACAAAGAAAGGTACTACTAAGCAGCAAAATTCTATTATTTTCCTGTtggttttttaacaaaaaacaaaaatgacaagactttggaaaatagaaaagaaaccaTATTATGTGTCCATAGCTCtgcaaaaacaaactaaaacactgaaatgaacttgaaattttcccaaaatataaagCATAGGGCATAAGCATAAGCATCTtgtatgtttttaaaaaccaacactAGAATGAATTTCTCCTGTTTTCACGCAACGcaacaatttgatttcgatCCAATGTTGTATTTTATacgatttaaaatattttacaaaatcaCATTCAAGGCTATTTTGCTCCTATATTTAGAATTAGCCGGCACTGGACGGACATTATTTGTTTCAGTCTTTTTTCAGAATCACATTTGTGTTAAGTGTTAACGGGCTTTAGCAGTTTAGTACAGCTGAGTCATTCGATAATCGACACCTCCCTTGTATGCGTGAAAGCGCTGAAAGAGTAGATGGGTTTGATCCATTTTTAGATGTTGAAAGGTTATGATCAAGCTTTTCCCTTCCGCGTAAACTCATTCCacaatattctttattttcttccaatcatttaaaattccaaattaGGATGGCAAGTCATGATCCATGATCGATTTCCATGTTAAAgaccaaataaagaaaattaaatgacgaaacttttgttttataagGTGATGTATTTTCCCACGAAAATGTTCGGtatttcattatatttacaagcattcgatttttttgggtattttttcaatttctatatAGATTCAACATTGTCTTTCTGTTTTCTCCCAAGTTCTAATATCGCGTTGAATTTTGTATGTTTGTATGTTTTAAGCTTATCATGATATTAATACTTTTCCCTGTGATCTTTTCACGTTCCATTCACCGCGTTTGCGTGTTTGTTGACTTGAGCATCGCggcaaaatttcatttttttctaatgttaATAATTTCCATCAAAACGCTCGTTCAACGTGTCATTCGTGGCGCGAAATTCGAAAACGGATCACCAAGTTTTCGATTGTTCTttagatgttgttgttgatgtagTAGTTGGTTGTTTGAACgaccaaaattaaaaagacaaaTCAAGGAGAAACTACACGTaatcgaaaaaattggaattcaaaaaacgagagaaaaattttCGACGGGTTGACTAGAGAAAGGAGAGcgcaaaaaagaggaaagaggAGATCGAGAGCgcgacaagaaaaacaatgacCAAAAAAGGTGgcattttttcgaaattatgAGAAGGGAAAATTGAATGATAAAAATACACGAAACTATGAATAACTACGGTAGACCAAACACTACTGGTCTcggttctttttgttttttaaaagagcgGGGAAAAAGAACCGAACAAGTGACGAAATGAGAAAAGGGAACCGAGCGGACGGCGAACCCCCAAAAGTAACTACGAAAATGATCCAATCGAGCCAAATTcgcaagaaaatttaaattgttccTGTCGCTCGCTTCAGAGAcgcaaaaaggaaagaaaacatgGAAAGCACtacttataataataataataataataagaataaaccTTTTCGTATTTCTACTCGCTACCATaggaattaaaagaaaactatttACCGCTACTCGACTCGATAAACAGGAGGTAAACGagtgaattgaaaaaagatgacaCGCAAAAATCGTCAAAgaagtaattttttcttgaaaaaaaaaacacatatgaaacttttctctctctttctctgtcgtCAACTTCAGTTAATAATAAGGAATGTATCGACTAAATATCCGCATCCTGACGTCCCTTCCGCGACGCACTCTGGCGATTAAGTAGACTTTTGCGAGTATTTCCGTTCTTTCGTGTACGTCCGGACGTACGTTCCGTGTCTGTGTAAAACGTATaatgtgtttgtgtttgaCGTGTACGAATGTGTTttcaaacaggaaaaaaaaaattatttaaatgaaaaataaaaaattgaacgaaatgaaataaatgaaagttcagaaaaaaaattggtgtaACTGAAAGTGATGAACCAAGTAAGGGgacatagaaaaaaaaaccaaatggggaaataaatgaatccAGATGAATATCCAAaactcagaaaaaaaaaagaaaaaataaatacacatAAATTCTCAGTTAGTAAGGGCAGGGTTTTCGTCTGAAAGTTAAGGAGTGAAAAAGGTAGTTGAATAGTTTGGAATTATTCCCAATAGTCAGTTGTTTGATTTTAAGCTTTTTTAAAGGTTTCAACTGACGAGGGAAGGAGACATCATTCCAGGTTGGGGGATAGGAAGAGCGTGATAGAAAAATGTACGAAAGATAAACAAAACTCAATTATTTTGCACCATTCGGAATTTTAAGAATGGTCGAGAACACGGCGTTGACGGAGGTGAAAACGATTTGCAtccactcttctttttcctcggaaaaaaataccaaaaagtcGGTAGActtttttctctgtccttCAACCAAGTGACTAGCAAtctcaaatttcattttcccttttttttttttacatttgatgaGATCCATTTCTTGCCTCACTGCGAAAACTTTATTCGCAAATTTTCTCGACTAAACCTCTCGCGTATATAATTCTTCTCGGTTTCTTTTGCTTCGTTTTCtcttccgtttttcttctactttttgcAATTCTTAAATAACGTCGCTTGAGCAGAGCTGACTAGCTTTGTAAACGATGATTTTTTGATGAGAGGAATTTTCAACCGATTATTGGTTTGTTTTTGGGGTGAGGTTTTACGAGGAGGTAAAGAAACGCGACCACAATCGGACGTGATTcttttgaggggggggggtggaaGGGGGTGTGTTCCATGACAatgatttctttcctttcgtttgttttagaaattccCGCAGACGAAGCAAGTGCGAGATGTCCGTGAAGGGAGGTCAGATGGGGGAGGGTCTTGTCTtctatttcagttatttgaatGGAGGGGGTTGTCAGCTACTAAAGCGAATCGGAGGGGAGGGGGTATGTGtatctgtgtgtgtacgtgtgttgGTGTGGGTGAAAGTGTAAGTGGCTGGCTCTGGCAATGGTAGTAGTGTGTGAAATCCGTTAGGCTTTGCTGGGACGACCAGTGGAGGATCCGGCGGTTTTGAAAGAGACTTGCAGGACGCGGTTACCGAGCGTGTAGCCATTGAGCGACTGGATAGCCACAAGTGCTTCATCGTAGTTGGTCATGGTGACGAACCCGAAGCCTTTGCACTTGTTCGTTTGCAAATCGCGAATCACTTTGACGCTCTGGACAGCACCGAAGGGGCCAAAGAGTTGCCACAGGACGCTCTCCTCCGTGTCGGGCGCCAAGttgtaaacaaaaatgcaCCAGCCTGTTCCTTCATCAAATTTGAAGTAAACATCTGTGAATTTCAAACGGGGTTTATTCACTGTGGAACTTTATATACCGTACCTGGAATGGCAGCAccagcggcggcagcggcagcagcggccgcAGCTCCAGGAAGCAACGGCGAAGCCAAAATATCACCGGCCAAAGGCGAAAACCTAAACGCCAAcgccgaaagagaaaagaaaaatggcaaacacgcaacaaagaaaaaaaaaaacacaaaattattattacacgtTGAACGTCAAATCAATAATTAACAAATTATGTTTTGTCATTTTGCAAAAATCtccaatttaaatttcaaaataaaggaACGATTTACGAGTTAAACGTTCAAGTTAGTTGTTATCTTGGACATTCAGAAAGAGAAAGCGCAAAAAGTGACAGTCGAACTAAAAAAATCGAGACCAGGACCAAccaaatgataataataagaataagaataataataacgagaaagagttttgaaaactaaaaattcgaaaaccgaaaaaaagttgaaatggtTTGCATGATGATATAGAGACTGACCTTTGAAGCCCCTTGTTGAGGGCCAACACAGCCTTGCCCGCACTTGAGTGTGTGTAACAATGGAGGAAGAAtatacaaatagaaaaaacagGTGGGTTCGGGAGCGGgaagaaatgtaaaaaaaaaaagaaacacattaaaaataagaaaaaatcaagagaaaacacaaaaatcagATTTGACAAGTCAAAATAGTAGAAACCCAACAAATCATACGCGCAACCAAATCAACTAGATTTTATTAGACGCGGAAAGCAACCACCACTCGACTTTTTGcgaaattgattatttttgttttagagaattattttgtgttttagttACAGTGTGGTTTTTCCTTGTCCGTGTCAGAAATGTCACACGCTGAAACGCACAGCTAGTGGGTCTCAAATAGTAGTACGTAGTAGCagtggtagtagtagcagtagtAAGACGCCCGCCATTGACGGTGGCCTGTCCCCCTTCAAACCTCTCCCACgaaatctaaatttgttttgttttttgttttttttactaccaAATTTCTTCCTAAACATTGAACATCCGCCAAGTGTTAATTTATAACCATTCCAGATTAATGAGAAAACAAGTGACCAtatcaaaaaagaattcaagtGCTTGTAAAAAGGATCAAGGgtcgtgttttcttttttgtttttatcttttcactAGATGAAAAGCTTTGGGTTGCGAGGGACagggaattttgaaaaaagaataagctaCCTGGAAGGAGTGCGAGCGCCTTCCGAAAGGTCGGTGATGCTCATTTCATTGACCCCAACACCGTCATTCACACCAGTGACGCCCATCGGTTGCCACGCTGCCCCGCCTCTGtcataaacataaaaataatccAAATCATACAATTGAATCTGAGTATCAGAAGAAAATCAACCaccaaatcaaaaacaaacaaaaattgtgaatacccaaaatttagaattttattcttttttgtaattcgttttttgtttgttttagttttacTTGTTGTATATAAATGGCGGGGCAGCCACGACCAACCGCCGACTTTTATCATTCTTAACGAGCGACTGTCATTGGAGAGTTTTGGCTCAGACTTACTGgcccgatttttttaaaataagcgTAACGGATGAAACAGAAGTTATGTGGAAGAGacggaagaaacaacaaaaaagaaacaggaaacataaaaaacaaaattcaaatgaaacaaaaaaagaagcagatagtagtagtagctagtaagagattgaaaaaaaaaggagggtttaaaagaaatttaggaTTTCAAATGTACCTGGCCAAAGGAGAAAGTGGGATGTAGCGAAGGCGTCCGGTAGGATGTATAGGTCCTCCGAAACGTCTCACGCCCAGCgccgcagcagccgccgccgccgctcctGATGaaaattctgtaaaaaaaaaacaaataaattccgTCATCAATCTGTCCCGTCTGTCGTTCCATATAACGTCAAGTAGAGGTGCAAGGATGTAGAGTTATATCGTTTACCAGGTAGATAGGCAGCCAGCGGAGCTAGGCCCTTGGTAGAATTGCTCGGGTTGTTGGCAAACTTGACAGTGATGGGCTCGGTGGCTCCTTGCGGCACGGTGCCATTCAACTTTTCGATGGCGCGTTCTGCCTCCCCTCGCGTGTCAAACCGAATGAACCCCACCCCTTTTGACAGACCGGCTGCTTACATGTGTTTAAAAATAGAAGCGCAGggcaaatgaaaaagagaatatcaaaataaatttcagtgaatcaaaataaagtcTCGTAGCTAAGGCAATAAActctaaaaaagaatatccaGTAAAAAGTAATAGTGAAATACCCGTGATGCTATCGCAGAGGATTCTAGACGTAATGATGCGTCCAAAAGGCGCAAATAGAGTCTCTAATTCGCTCTGGCACATCGTCTTGGGTATGCCGCTGACGTACAAGTTGGCTCCCTTAATGTTCTCACTGCTGGGACGGGCGAACGAAACCTAAATTGGCAATGAAATGGTTAATATTTTAACGTCAAAGTTAGGCAGTTGGACGAGGGaggagaaaaacgaaaatcaagGCATGATATGCATTTGCCATCCCAGTTGTGTCAACAAAGCTGGACGCTTCATATactaaaaagagaagaagcacAGTGACCATAATACACGGTCTAccgactttttttctcccttcattTCAGCCCAGTCTTGTAAAACTTTGGGCTCTATTTCGGGAAATCAAAACATTCGACGCTACATGAGAAGACCAGACAGAACCCGTGTTCGTAGATACAAACAGacggaagaaatgaaagagacccctttcttcgtcttcccgtatgcaaaataaataatcttcCTTCTAACAAAAAGCGGATCAAATTTTGTTATATATTCACCTTGATGGTTTTGTTCTGCAGACGCAATCCATTGAGAGTATTTATGGCTTTTTCGGCATCTTCAGCTCGGTGGTAATTGACGAATCCGTAACCCAAACTCTGCCCTGCTTTCAGATCGAAAGACACAAacggaaacagaaaaaaaaagagagaaatcggGTTGATTTTTACTGAATTCGGATAATTTAGgggttaaaataaaattccagaCAGTCGATAAATTATCTACCATCATTGATCTCAAAATCAAGACCTGTGATTTTGTCGCGGATGAGTTTGCAACTCTCGACTTCGCCAATGGAGGCGAACAAGGAACGAATCTCTTCTTGGGTCATCGTCTGTGGCAAGTAATTAACAATCAAGTTAGTCTTGCTCTCGTCATCTTTGGGTACAATGTGCTGCGATCCCTGtatgagaagaaaagaaacaagacacCAACGTCAATGTCGAACACGACAAGTCCAGGaaatggatttaaaaaagtagagtAGAAAAATGAGACAGACGAATCCTCTCACGTGGCTAACATTATTGACGGATGCAACGTGGTTGAGTCCATTGGCTGTCAGGACGCCGTGTTGAGGTAGACTTTCTAAACCGTTCATTCTGTCGCTGATGctttcggctgctgctgcgtaatctataaaagacaacaaaatacaaacaaataaatgttttgttcAGACAAAAGTTAATGATACGCCCACAGAAAAGTCGTAGAGCAATCGCTCCGAGGTGGAACGGGACTCATTAGCGTGACTAAAGTGTTTTAAAGACACGTGTCCTCTCATTAAAaatactcttttttaaaacggaaaaacaagaaagccAAAACTCGCATACCCCTAGTACGACAAAAGCACACAAACAGAAAACGGACTAGCCAGCCGAATTTTTGGGCGTCAGAGGAAAAAAGGAGCTAGAGACCTCGGCGGAGGAGCTATCGATCGGCGTCTGTACACCACAAGAGTAGCTGGTTGGTCGCAGGATTATGACGCCATCTGACGTGGAATGGGGATTCGCGTCCGGACACAatcaca from Daphnia pulex isolate KAP4 chromosome 4, ASM2113471v1 encodes:
- the LOC124192470 gene encoding ELAV-like protein 1 isoform X13, yielding MNGLESLPQHGVLTANGLNHVASVNNGSQHIVPKDDESKTNLIVNYLPQTMTQEEIRSLFASIGEVESCKLIRDKITGLDFEINDAGQSLGYGFVNYHRAEDAEKAINTLNGLRLQNKTIKVSFARPSSENIKGANLYVSGIPKTMCQSELETLFAPFGRIITSRILCDSITAAGLSKGVGFIRFDTRGEAERAIEKLNGTVPQGATEPITVKFANNPSNSTKGLAPLAAYLPEFSSGAAAAAAAALGVRRFGGPIHPTGRLRYIPLSPLARGGAAWQPMGVTGVNDGVGVNEMSITDLSEGARTPSSAGKAVLALNKGLQRFSPLAGDILASPLLPGAAAAAAAAAAGAAIPGTGWCIFVYNLAPDTEESVLWQLFGPFGAVQSVKVIRDLQTNKCKGFGFVTMTNYDEALVAIQSLNGYTLGNRVLQVSFKTAGSSTGRPSKA
- the LOC124192470 gene encoding ELAV-like protein 1-B isoform X48; its protein translation is MNGLESLPQHGVLTANGLNHVASVNNGSQHIVPKDDESKTNLIVNYLPQTMTQEEIRSLFASIGEVESCKLIRDKITGLDFEINDAGQSLGYGFVNYHRAEDAEKAINTLNGLRLQNKTIKVSFARPSSENIKGANLYVSGIPKTMCQSELETLFAPFGRIITSRILCDSITAAGLSKGVGFIRFDTRGEAERAIEKLNGTVPQGATEPITVKFANNPSNSTKGLAPLAAYLPEFSSGAAAAAAAALGVRRFGGPIHPTGRLRYIPLSPLARFSPLAGDILASPLLPGAAAAAAAAAAGAAIPDVYFKFDEGTGWCIFVYNLAPDTEESVLWQLFGPFGAVQSVKVIRDLQTNKCKGFGFVTMTNYDEALVAIQSLNGYTLGNRVLQVSFKTAGSSTGRPSKA
- the LOC124192470 gene encoding ELAV-like protein 3 isoform X4, whose protein sequence is MNGLESLPQHGVLTANGLNHVASVNNGSQHIVPKDDESKTNLIVNYLPQTMTQEEIRSLFASIGEVESCKLIRDKITGLDFEINDAGQSLGYGFVNYHRAEDAEKAINTLNGLRLQNKTIKVSFARPSSENIKGANLYVSGIPKTMCQSELETLFAPFGRIITSRILCDSITAGLSKGVGFIRFDTRGEAERAIEKLNGTVPQGATEPITVKFANNPSNSTKGLAPLAAYLPEFSSGAAAAAAAALGVRRFGGPIHPTGRLRYIPLSPLARGGAAWQPMGVTGVNDGVGVNEMSITDLSEGARTPSSAGKAVLALNKGLQRFSPLAGDILASPLLPGAAAAAAAAAAGAAIPDVYFKFDEGTGWCIFVYNLAPDTEESVLWQLFGPFGAVQSVKVIRDLQTNKCKGFGFVTMTNYDEALVAIQSLNGYTLGNRVLQVSFKTAGSSTGRPSKA
- the LOC124192470 gene encoding ELAV-like protein 2 isoform X45 — protein: MNGLESLPQHGVLTANGLNHVASVNNGSQHIVPKDDESKTNLIVNYLPQTMTQEEIRSLFASIGEVESCKLIRDKITGQSLGYGFVNYHRAEDAEKAINTLNGLRLQNKTIKVSFARPSSENIKGANLYVSGIPKTMCQSELETLFAPFGRIITSRILCDSITAGLSKGVGFIRFDTRGEAERAIEKLNGTVPQGATEPITVKFANNPSNSTKGLAPLAAYLPEFSSGAAAAAAAALGVRRFGGPIHPTGRLRYIPLSPLARGGAAWQPMGVTGVNDGVGVNEMSITDLSEGARTPSRFSPLAGDILASPLLPGAAAAAAAAAAGAAIPGTGWCIFVYNLAPDTEESVLWQLFGPFGAVQSVKVIRDLQTNKCKGFGFVTMTNYDEALVAIQSLNGYTLGNRVLQVSFKTAGSSTGRPSKA
- the LOC124192470 gene encoding ELAV-like protein 1 isoform X8 translates to MNGLESLPQHGVLTANGLNHVASVNNVSHGSQHIVPKDDESKTNLIVNYLPQTMTQEEIRSLFASIGEVESCKLIRDKITGLDFEINDAGQSLGYGFVNYHRAEDAEKAINTLNGLRLQNKTIKVSFARPSSENIKGANLYVSGIPKTMCQSELETLFAPFGRIITSRILCDSITAGLSKGVGFIRFDTRGEAERAIEKLNGTVPQGATEPITVKFANNPSNSTKGLAPLAAYLPEFSSGAAAAAAAALGVRRFGGPIHPTGRLRYIPLSPLARGGAAWQPMGVTGVNDGVGVNEMSITDLSEGARTPSSAGKAVLALNKGLQRFSPLAGDILASPLLPGAAAAAAAAAAGAAIPGTGWCIFVYNLAPDTEESVLWQLFGPFGAVQSVKVIRDLQTNKCKGFGFVTMTNYDEALVAIQSLNGYTLGNRVLQVSFKTAGSSTGRPSKA